The proteins below come from a single Salinilacihabitans rarus genomic window:
- the gdhB gene encoding glutamate dehydrogenase GdhB, protein MATAEPTSEPTEETAVETARRQLERAAAHLDVDEGVLERLRHPDSVYRVAIPLERDDGSTEVLTGYRAHHDDVRGPYKGGLRYHPDVTEDECVGLSMWMTWKCAVMDIPFGGGKGGVVVDPKDLSAAEKERLTRRFAEELRPVIGPMTDIPAPDMGTDPETMAWFMDAYSMQEGETEPGVVTGKPPVVGGSAGREEAPGRSVGIIAEKAIEYYDWDVAETTVAVQGFGSVGANAARYLDEAGASVVAVSDVDGAIYDPDGLDTNDVEDHDETPGMVSGYDAPETLTNEELLTLDVDVLVPSAVGNVLTAENARDVRAAMVVEGANGPTTSTADSIFEERGVPVIPDFLANAGGVTVSYFEWLQDINRRSWSLERVNEELEAEMLRAWDAVREEYEARDVTWRDAAYIVALSRIAEAHETRGLWP, encoded by the coding sequence ATGGCAACCGCTGAACCCACGTCCGAACCCACGGAAGAGACAGCCGTCGAGACCGCCCGCCGCCAGCTCGAACGCGCCGCCGCGCACCTCGACGTCGACGAGGGGGTCCTCGAACGGCTCCGCCACCCGGACTCCGTCTACCGAGTCGCCATCCCGCTCGAACGCGACGACGGGTCGACGGAGGTCCTCACGGGCTACCGCGCCCACCACGACGACGTCCGCGGCCCGTACAAGGGCGGCCTGCGCTACCACCCCGACGTCACGGAAGACGAGTGCGTGGGCCTCTCGATGTGGATGACCTGGAAGTGTGCCGTGATGGACATCCCGTTCGGCGGGGGCAAAGGCGGCGTCGTCGTCGACCCCAAGGACCTCAGCGCCGCCGAGAAGGAGCGGCTCACCCGCCGGTTCGCCGAGGAGCTCCGGCCGGTGATCGGCCCGATGACGGACATCCCGGCGCCGGACATGGGCACGGACCCGGAGACGATGGCGTGGTTCATGGACGCCTACTCGATGCAGGAAGGCGAGACCGAACCCGGCGTCGTCACCGGCAAGCCGCCGGTCGTCGGCGGGAGCGCGGGCCGCGAGGAGGCCCCCGGCCGGTCGGTCGGCATCATCGCCGAGAAGGCGATCGAGTACTACGACTGGGACGTAGCGGAGACGACCGTCGCGGTCCAGGGGTTCGGCAGCGTCGGCGCCAACGCCGCGCGCTACCTCGACGAGGCCGGCGCGTCGGTCGTCGCGGTCTCGGACGTCGACGGGGCCATCTACGACCCCGACGGCCTCGACACGAACGACGTCGAGGACCACGACGAGACGCCGGGGATGGTCTCGGGGTACGACGCCCCCGAGACGCTCACCAACGAGGAGTTGCTCACCCTCGACGTCGACGTGCTCGTCCCGAGCGCGGTCGGCAACGTGCTCACCGCCGAGAACGCCCGCGACGTGCGCGCGGCGATGGTCGTCGAGGGGGCAAACGGCCCCACGACCTCGACGGCCGACAGCATCTTCGAGGAGCGTGGCGTCCCCGTCATCCCGGACTTCCTCGCGAACGCCGGCGGCGTCACCGTCTCCTACTTCGAGTGGCTCCAGGACATCAACCGCCGGTCGTGGTCGCTCGAACGCGTCAACGAGGAACTCGAGGCGGAGATGCTCCGCGCGTGGGACGCCGTCCGCGAGGAGTACGAGGCCCGCGACGTCACCTGGCGCGACGCCGCCTACATCGTCGCGCTCTCGCGGATCGCCGAGGCCCACGAGACCCGCGGCCTCTGGCCCTGA
- a CDS encoding NAD-dependent succinate-semialdehyde dehydrogenase, which translates to MTIESVNPATGEVIETYERESTAELDESLDRASEAFAEWKAVPVAERVRPLRRAADVLRENAAEYADLMTREMGKPIDQSRSEVEKCAWVCEYYAEYAPAFLADEVVAGEPDARTLVTYQPLGPVLAIMPWNFPFWQVFRFAAPNLAAGNVGLLKHASNVPGCARAIEEVFAAAGFPEGTFTSLLVSSDEVDDVIADDRVAGVTLTGSSGAGRSVAETAGRELKKTVLELGGSDPFVVLADAPLERTVEKAVRARLLNSGQSCIAAKRFVVVDDVYDEFKERFVAAMDAQRVGDPTDEDTDVGPQAREGLLASLAEQVEETVEQGATVELGGEPLDREGAFYPPTVLTGIPEGSPADTEELFGPVATVFRVDDEEDALETANDTRFGLGASVWTGDLERGEDFAREFEAGCCFVNELVKSDPRLPFGGVKDSGYGRELARHGIREFVNAKTIWVQRGVGADDGLVE; encoded by the coding sequence GTGACCATCGAGAGCGTGAATCCGGCGACGGGCGAGGTCATCGAGACGTACGAGCGCGAGTCGACGGCCGAACTCGACGAGAGCCTCGACCGGGCGAGCGAGGCGTTCGCCGAGTGGAAGGCGGTGCCGGTCGCCGAGCGAGTGCGCCCGCTCCGGCGGGCCGCCGACGTCCTCCGGGAGAACGCCGCCGAGTACGCCGACCTGATGACCCGCGAGATGGGGAAACCGATCGACCAGAGCCGATCGGAGGTCGAGAAGTGCGCGTGGGTCTGCGAGTACTACGCCGAGTACGCCCCCGCGTTCCTCGCCGACGAGGTGGTCGCCGGCGAACCCGACGCGCGGACGCTGGTGACCTACCAGCCCCTCGGGCCGGTGCTGGCGATCATGCCGTGGAACTTCCCGTTCTGGCAGGTGTTCCGGTTTGCCGCGCCCAACCTCGCGGCGGGCAACGTCGGCCTCCTGAAACACGCCTCGAACGTCCCCGGCTGTGCGCGGGCCATCGAGGAGGTGTTCGCGGCGGCCGGCTTCCCCGAGGGGACGTTCACCTCGCTGCTGGTCTCCTCCGACGAGGTCGACGACGTGATCGCGGACGACCGCGTCGCGGGCGTCACCCTCACGGGCAGCAGCGGTGCCGGCCGATCGGTCGCCGAGACCGCCGGGCGCGAGTTGAAAAAGACCGTCCTCGAACTCGGCGGGAGCGACCCGTTCGTCGTCCTCGCCGACGCGCCGCTGGAGCGGACCGTCGAGAAGGCCGTACGGGCGCGCCTGCTCAACTCGGGGCAGTCCTGCATCGCCGCCAAGCGGTTCGTCGTCGTCGACGACGTCTACGACGAGTTCAAAGAGCGGTTCGTCGCCGCGATGGACGCCCAGCGCGTCGGCGACCCGACCGACGAGGACACCGACGTCGGGCCGCAGGCCCGGGAGGGCCTGCTGGCGTCCCTCGCCGAGCAGGTCGAGGAGACCGTCGAGCAGGGGGCGACGGTCGAACTCGGCGGCGAGCCGCTGGACCGCGAGGGGGCGTTCTACCCGCCGACGGTGCTGACCGGGATTCCCGAGGGGTCGCCCGCCGACACCGAGGAACTGTTCGGCCCCGTCGCGACCGTCTTCCGCGTCGACGACGAGGAAGACGCCCTCGAGACGGCCAACGACACCCGGTTCGGCCTCGGCGCGAGCGTCTGGACCGGGGACCTCGAACGCGGCGAGGACTTCGCCCGCGAGTTCGAGGCGGGCTGTTGCTTCGTCAACGAACTCGTCAAGTCCGACCCGCGGCTCCCGTTCGGCGGCGTCAAGGACTCGGGGTACGGCCGCGAACTCGCCCGCCACGGCATCCGCGAGTTCGTCAACGCGAAGACCATCTGGGTCCAGCGCGGCGTCGGCGCGGACGACGGGCTGGTGGAGTGA
- a CDS encoding GNAT family N-acetyltransferase gives MADLFPETIETDRLRLEALRPGTVDVFELYEVCSSDPAIDEITRYLAWDPHETPRDTLEFVEGVAEQRESHEGGSYLIRPREGDPGAGEIAGIAGFGVDWETRTMTLGVWLRKRFWGRGYSGERAAAFMGLAFGRLDLELVAITAHVDNEKSNRAIETYTEAHGGGRDGLLRNWRLQDGDPVDVYRYSVSHEEWRESATDEDVEVTFHDR, from the coding sequence ATGGCGGATCTCTTCCCCGAGACGATCGAGACCGACCGGTTGCGCCTCGAAGCCCTCCGTCCCGGGACCGTCGACGTCTTCGAACTGTACGAGGTCTGCTCGTCCGATCCCGCCATCGACGAGATCACGCGGTACCTGGCGTGGGACCCCCACGAGACGCCGCGGGACACCCTCGAATTCGTCGAGGGCGTCGCCGAGCAGCGCGAGTCCCACGAGGGCGGGTCGTACCTGATCCGGCCCCGCGAGGGCGACCCGGGCGCGGGCGAGATCGCCGGCATCGCCGGCTTCGGCGTCGACTGGGAGACGCGGACGATGACCCTCGGCGTCTGGCTCCGCAAGCGCTTCTGGGGGCGGGGCTACTCCGGCGAGCGCGCGGCGGCGTTCATGGGACTCGCCTTCGGGCGTCTCGACCTCGAACTGGTCGCGATCACCGCACACGTCGACAACGAGAAGTCCAACCGGGCGATCGAGACGTACACCGAAGCCCACGGCGGCGGCCGCGACGGCCTGCTGCGCAACTGGCGGCTTCAGGACGGCGACCCGGTCGACGTCTACCGCTACAGCGTCTCACACGAGGAGTGGCGCGAGAGCGCGACCGACGAGGACGTCGAGGTCACCTTCCACGACCGCTGA
- a CDS encoding MaoC family dehydratase produces the protein MTGRYYEEFEVGETIEHERRRTISESDNQRFCDMTMNQQPLHIDGEFAADTQFGERLVNGLYTMSLAVGISIPETTDGTIVANLSYDDVEHPSPVFHGDTIRVQSTVTDKRETSDGERGVVTMHVEVFNQDDDLVCEFDRTVLSLKREYATPEDAEE, from the coding sequence ATGACCGGACGCTACTACGAGGAGTTCGAGGTCGGCGAGACCATCGAACACGAGCGTCGGCGGACGATCTCCGAGAGCGACAACCAGCGCTTCTGTGACATGACGATGAACCAGCAGCCGCTGCACATAGACGGCGAGTTCGCCGCCGACACCCAGTTCGGCGAGCGCCTCGTCAACGGCCTCTACACGATGTCGCTGGCCGTCGGCATCTCGATCCCCGAGACGACCGACGGGACCATCGTCGCCAACCTCTCGTACGACGACGTCGAGCACCCGTCGCCGGTGTTCCACGGCGACACCATCCGCGTCCAGTCGACGGTGACCGACAAGCGCGAGACCAGCGACGGCGAGCGCGGGGTCGTCACGATGCACGTCGAGGTCTTCAACCAGGACGACGACCTCGTCTGCGAGTTCGACCGGACGGTGCTCTCGCTGAAACGCGAGTACGCGACGCCGGAGGACGCCGAGGAATGA
- a CDS encoding DUF5658 family protein: protein MDARERGLWLLVAVALAGDVVTTFLGLRLGLAESNPIARGAIDGWGMAGMFALKGLAVAVAVACRPILDREYRPIVPAALALPWLFAALVNVYSISAAL, encoded by the coding sequence ATGGACGCCCGCGAGCGTGGCCTGTGGCTGCTCGTCGCCGTCGCGCTCGCCGGCGACGTCGTGACGACGTTTCTCGGGCTTCGGCTCGGACTGGCCGAGTCGAACCCGATCGCCAGAGGCGCGATCGACGGCTGGGGGATGGCCGGGATGTTCGCACTGAAGGGACTCGCGGTGGCCGTCGCGGTCGCCTGCCGGCCGATCCTCGACCGGGAGTACCGGCCGATCGTCCCCGCCGCGCTCGCGCTCCCATGGCTGTTCGCCGCCCTCGTCAACGTCTACTCGATCTCGGCGGCCCTCTGA
- a CDS encoding Glu/Leu/Phe/Val family dehydrogenase: MSEEVNPFESLQSQIDGAAAHMDVGEDVLERLKHPERVLETNLTVEMDDGSLDRFRAFRSQFNGDRGPYKGGIRYHPDVTRDEVKALSGWMVYKCATVGIPYGGGKGGIVIDPDDYSEAELERITRAFAKELRPLIGEDRDIPAPDVNTGQREMNWIKDTYETLENTTAPGVVTGKAPDSGGSAGRVEATGRSTVIAAREAFDYLDTDLEGATVAVQGYGNAGWIAAKLIDEMGATVVAASDSSGGIYSDDGFDPVAAKDHKNETGSVVGFEGADEEITNEELLTLDVDLLIPAALENAIDEGIAGDVRADVISEAANGPITPAADEVLAGKDVLVIPDILANAGGVTVSYFEWVQNRQRFYWTEERVNEELEAIVVDAFDALIDTYEEHGLDTLRTAAYVVAIRRVVDAFEQGGSWP; this comes from the coding sequence ATGTCCGAGGAAGTAAATCCGTTCGAAAGTCTGCAGTCGCAGATCGACGGGGCGGCTGCGCACATGGACGTCGGCGAGGACGTCCTCGAACGCCTGAAACACCCCGAGCGCGTCCTTGAGACGAACCTCACCGTGGAGATGGACGACGGCTCGCTGGACCGATTCCGGGCGTTCCGCTCGCAGTTCAACGGCGACCGCGGGCCGTACAAGGGTGGTATCCGGTACCACCCCGACGTCACCCGCGACGAGGTGAAGGCGCTGTCGGGCTGGATGGTCTACAAGTGCGCGACCGTCGGCATCCCCTACGGCGGCGGGAAAGGCGGCATCGTCATCGACCCCGACGACTACTCCGAGGCGGAACTGGAGCGGATCACGCGCGCGTTCGCGAAGGAACTCCGGCCGCTCATCGGCGAGGACCGCGACATCCCCGCGCCCGACGTGAACACGGGCCAGCGGGAGATGAACTGGATCAAGGACACCTACGAGACCCTCGAGAACACGACCGCGCCGGGCGTCGTCACCGGCAAGGCGCCCGACTCCGGCGGGAGCGCGGGCCGGGTCGAGGCGACCGGCCGCTCGACCGTCATCGCCGCCCGCGAGGCGTTCGACTACCTCGACACGGACCTGGAGGGCGCGACCGTCGCCGTCCAGGGGTACGGCAACGCCGGCTGGATCGCCGCGAAACTGATCGACGAGATGGGGGCGACCGTCGTCGCCGCCAGCGACTCCTCGGGCGGCATCTACAGCGACGACGGCTTCGACCCCGTCGCGGCCAAGGACCACAAGAACGAGACGGGCAGCGTCGTCGGCTTCGAGGGCGCAGACGAGGAGATCACGAACGAGGAGTTGCTCACTCTCGACGTCGACCTCCTGATCCCCGCCGCGCTGGAGAACGCCATCGACGAGGGAATCGCCGGCGACGTGCGCGCGGACGTGATCTCCGAGGCCGCCAACGGTCCGATCACGCCCGCCGCCGACGAGGTCCTCGCCGGGAAGGACGTCCTCGTGATCCCGGACATCCTCGCGAACGCCGGCGGCGTCACCGTCTCCTACTTCGAGTGGGTGCAGAACCGCCAGCGCTTTTACTGGACCGAAGAGCGCGTCAACGAGGAACTCGAGGCCATCGTCGTCGACGCCTTCGACGCGCTGATCGACACCTACGAGGAACACGGCCTCGACACCCTCCGGACGGCCGCGTACGTCGTCGCGATCCGGCGCGTCGTCGACGCCTTCGAACAGGGCGGAAGCTGGCCCTGA
- a CDS encoding HpcH/HpaI aldolase/citrate lyase family protein — protein sequence MVRRSVLFTPGDRPEMMRKAPRAGADVVVFDLEDAVAPRRKAEAREAVRDVLADPEFDPDAEVCVRVTAADAAAEDLAVVLGDDDDVRLDAVMLPKAEAAGDVERLAAALRERGAAVPVLALIESARGVLAADAIAAVPATDALIFGAEDLAADVGATRTREGTEVLYARERVVVAAAAHGRDAIDTVYTDFDDVDGLRAETAFAVQLGYDGKLAIHPAQVDPINEAFTPDPDDVEWAEAVLEAKREADAAGRGVFEVDGEMIDAPLIAQAERIVARAKAAGERD from the coding sequence ATGGTTCGCAGAAGCGTGTTGTTCACGCCCGGCGACCGCCCCGAGATGATGCGCAAGGCGCCACGTGCGGGCGCCGACGTCGTGGTCTTCGACCTCGAAGACGCCGTCGCGCCGCGGCGCAAGGCCGAGGCCCGCGAGGCCGTCCGCGACGTGCTCGCCGACCCCGAATTCGACCCCGACGCCGAGGTCTGCGTGCGCGTCACCGCCGCCGACGCCGCCGCGGAGGACCTCGCGGTCGTCCTCGGCGACGACGACGACGTCCGTCTCGACGCCGTCATGCTGCCGAAAGCCGAGGCCGCGGGCGACGTCGAGCGACTGGCCGCGGCCCTGCGCGAGCGCGGCGCGGCGGTCCCCGTCCTCGCGCTGATCGAGAGCGCCCGCGGGGTGCTCGCGGCCGACGCGATCGCCGCCGTCCCCGCGACGGACGCCCTGATCTTCGGCGCGGAGGACCTCGCGGCGGACGTCGGCGCGACCCGAACGCGGGAGGGGACGGAGGTGCTCTACGCCCGCGAGCGCGTCGTGGTCGCCGCGGCGGCCCACGGCCGTGACGCGATCGACACCGTCTACACCGACTTCGACGACGTCGACGGCCTCCGCGCCGAGACCGCCTTCGCCGTCCAGTTGGGCTACGACGGCAAACTGGCGATCCACCCCGCGCAGGTCGACCCCATCAACGAGGCGTTCACCCCCGACCCCGACGACGTCGAGTGGGCCGAGGCCGTCCTCGAAGCGAAACGCGAGGCCGACGCGGCGGGCCGGGGCGTCTTCGAAGTCGACGGCGAGATGATCGACGCGCCGCTGATCGCCCAGGCCGAGCGGATCGTCGCCCGGGCGAAGGCGGCCGGCGAGCGCGACTGA
- a CDS encoding PH domain-containing protein, with product MRDDGRIDPRDPTTGRDLGWLALEADEEIRWRGGPRIQTVYPWVAVALLGTVAVLGAVAAGGLPSWGVIWLPVLWLPAGWRYARVSRTTFLITDRRIAVKTGVLGLSVRVLGIDRIQNTTFEQDATGRLFDYGTVEIDPAGGAALTFWNVDDPARVRARLDAQRDRGSSATVPGSRDQWLAVLEHVRGWRRALERGR from the coding sequence ATGAGAGACGACGGCCGGATCGACCCGCGGGACCCGACGACCGGCCGGGACCTCGGGTGGCTCGCGCTCGAAGCGGACGAGGAGATCCGCTGGCGCGGCGGGCCGCGGATCCAGACCGTCTACCCCTGGGTCGCCGTCGCGCTCCTGGGGACGGTCGCGGTCCTCGGTGCCGTCGCGGCGGGCGGCCTCCCCTCGTGGGGCGTGATCTGGCTTCCCGTCCTCTGGCTCCCGGCGGGGTGGCGGTACGCCCGGGTGTCGCGAACGACGTTCCTGATCACGGACCGGCGAATCGCCGTCAAAACCGGCGTCCTCGGTCTCTCGGTTCGAGTCCTCGGGATCGATCGGATCCAGAACACCACGTTCGAGCAGGACGCGACCGGCCGGCTGTTCGACTACGGAACCGTCGAGATCGACCCCGCGGGCGGGGCGGCGCTGACCTTCTGGAACGTCGACGATCCGGCGCGCGTGCGGGCGAGACTCGACGCCCAGCGCGACCGCGGTTCGTCGGCGACGGTGCCCGGGAGCCGGGACCAGTGGCTCGCCGTCCTCGAGCACGTCCGGGGCTGGCGGCGCGCCCTCGAACGGGGCCGCTGA
- a CDS encoding PH domain-containing protein: MTASEIDSANLEWLSLEDDEEIVWASGPDRRTLVPAFLIGIPLSIVLIGIFIVLGEYLRVTNTHYVVTTHALYRKTGVFSRGVKRIEHGKIQDISYSQSALGTRFGYGTVDVSTAGGAGVELSFDAVPDPRAVQRQISDLVDRPRGGRGDERPTDDVLAEILTELRAIREAVEESETGPARAANGGRPAGEESDRRPNR, encoded by the coding sequence ATGACGGCGTCCGAGATCGATTCCGCGAACCTGGAGTGGCTCTCCCTCGAAGACGACGAGGAGATCGTCTGGGCGAGCGGTCCCGACCGCCGAACGCTCGTTCCCGCGTTCCTGATCGGCATCCCGCTCTCGATCGTCCTGATCGGCATCTTCATCGTCCTCGGGGAGTACCTCCGCGTGACGAACACCCACTACGTCGTCACGACCCACGCGCTGTACAGGAAGACCGGCGTCTTCTCCCGCGGCGTCAAACGGATCGAGCACGGGAAGATACAGGACATCTCCTACTCCCAGAGCGCGCTCGGAACCCGCTTTGGCTACGGGACCGTCGACGTCAGCACCGCCGGCGGGGCCGGCGTCGAGTTGTCGTTCGACGCCGTTCCCGACCCGCGGGCGGTCCAGCGGCAGATCAGCGACCTCGTCGATCGGCCGCGGGGCGGGCGCGGCGACGAGCGGCCGACCGACGACGTCCTCGCGGAGATCCTCACCGAACTCCGCGCCATCCGCGAGGCGGTCGAGGAGTCGGAGACCGGGCCGGCGCGTGCCGCGAACGGCGGGCGGCCCGCCGGCGAGGAGAGCGATCGCCGGCCGAACCGATGA
- a CDS encoding E3 ubiquitin ligase family protein, which yields MGLWSALGVIALVVGLTVAVARMDPDRIERVTSEVDLPAPLGRVAYGLWVVGLAVPFAFGASVEDTASGIGLALYSVGAFFLLVSVSTRDEYARFRAATKTTPDAVRPSADPDASPVALSGVPVPVEAPPTGPASGEAAVSVEWTLQKRGRLAHRTVWDTVAAGAEAVPFAFETDAVDLRIEPRPERSFETETAAASADPDEPLPPAFETLLDRRADLPDPNARDERLRVIEERLPADRPVTVVGTPRRAADGTVVIDGGPPAGAPSRAAPGAEAATDGAGAPAPVVVPGTVDRAERHLRRRVRWLGAASVALVIGGQAAAFAWSSASLPV from the coding sequence ATGGGACTGTGGTCGGCGCTGGGGGTGATCGCGCTCGTCGTCGGACTCACCGTCGCGGTCGCACGGATGGACCCGGACAGGATCGAACGGGTTACGAGCGAGGTCGACCTCCCGGCGCCGCTCGGGCGGGTGGCCTACGGCCTCTGGGTGGTCGGGCTCGCGGTCCCGTTCGCGTTCGGGGCGTCGGTCGAGGACACGGCCTCCGGGATCGGCCTGGCGCTGTACTCCGTCGGGGCGTTCTTCCTCCTCGTCTCCGTCTCGACCCGCGACGAGTACGCGCGCTTCCGGGCGGCGACGAAGACGACGCCGGACGCGGTGCGCCCGTCGGCCGACCCGGACGCGTCGCCGGTCGCTCTCTCCGGGGTGCCGGTCCCCGTCGAGGCGCCGCCGACCGGGCCGGCCTCCGGCGAGGCGGCCGTCTCCGTCGAGTGGACGCTCCAGAAGCGGGGTCGGCTCGCTCACCGAACCGTGTGGGACACCGTCGCGGCCGGCGCCGAGGCCGTCCCGTTCGCGTTCGAGACCGACGCCGTCGACCTCCGGATCGAACCACGCCCGGAACGGAGCTTCGAGACCGAGACGGCCGCGGCGAGCGCGGACCCCGACGAGCCGTTGCCGCCCGCGTTCGAGACGCTGCTCGACCGGCGGGCCGACCTCCCCGACCCGAACGCCCGGGACGAACGGCTGCGCGTGATCGAGGAACGACTCCCGGCCGACCGCCCCGTCACCGTCGTCGGGACGCCGCGGCGCGCGGCGGACGGGACGGTCGTGATCGACGGCGGGCCGCCCGCGGGGGCGCCCTCGCGGGCCGCTCCGGGCGCGGAGGCGGCGACCGACGGCGCGGGGGCGCCGGCGCCGGTGGTCGTCCCCGGGACCGTCGACCGAGCGGAACGGCACCTCCGCCGTCGAGTCCGGTGGCTCGGCGCCGCGAGCGTCGCGCTCGTGATCGGCGGACAGGCCGCCGCGTTCGCGTGGTCGAGCGCCTCCCTCCCGGTGTGA
- a CDS encoding DUF2062 domain-containing protein, with translation MLRQRVSRYRRQFRRELTAAFEAEEAARRVAASFAIGVFITTLPSGGAGVGLFVVLAYWWSWVNKTAMFASLLVLNPFVKPAVYVASYRVGAGLLGTDPLIQFDWPLLDALLAVVQRVVIGNVLLALALAAVGYTAVLYLARSYRRSDGTATARLPGPLAEGEDDDRVGD, from the coding sequence ATGCTCCGCCAGCGCGTGTCCCGCTACCGCCGCCAGTTCCGCCGCGAACTGACGGCCGCGTTCGAGGCCGAAGAGGCCGCCCGGAGGGTCGCCGCCAGTTTCGCCATCGGGGTCTTCATCACGACCCTGCCCAGCGGCGGCGCCGGCGTCGGCCTGTTCGTCGTGCTGGCCTACTGGTGGTCGTGGGTGAACAAGACGGCGATGTTCGCCTCGCTGCTGGTGTTGAACCCGTTCGTGAAGCCCGCGGTCTACGTCGCGAGCTACCGGGTCGGCGCGGGGCTGCTCGGCACCGACCCGCTGATACAATTCGACTGGCCGTTGCTCGACGCCCTGCTCGCCGTCGTCCAGCGGGTCGTGATCGGGAACGTCCTGCTCGCGCTCGCGCTCGCGGCCGTCGGCTACACCGCCGTCCTCTACCTCGCTCGCTCGTACCGGCGGTCGGACGGCACCGCGACGGCGCGCCTGCCCGGCCCGCTCGCCGAGGGCGAGGACGACGACCGGGTGGGCGACTGA
- a CDS encoding acyl-CoA dehydrogenase family protein, giving the protein MDFDLPDEHRMIRDTVREFCEAEIEPIAQEIEEEHRFPDEIFDQLAELDMMGVPITEEYGGLGGDQLMYALVTEEIGRVSGSVGLSYAAHVSLATKPIELFGTPEQKERWLRPLAEGEYVGGWALTEPGSGSDASNMDTTAVKDGDEWVLDGTKQFITNASEAGSVLVKAVTDPDAGYDGISTFIVDPREDDGFEVTTIWDKMGLNASPTCEITLDDVRLPEDRLLGEEGEGWTQTMKTLDGGRISIAALSTGLAQGAYEHARRYSTEREQFGKRISEFDAVRDTVVDMYRKTERARLLTYRAARRYDEGQPVTKESALAKLDASEAAREVAEDAVQVLGGYGYTTDFAPQRFYRDAKLMEIGEGTSEIQHLVIGRELGL; this is encoded by the coding sequence ATGGACTTCGACCTGCCCGACGAGCACCGGATGATCCGGGACACCGTACGGGAGTTCTGCGAGGCGGAGATCGAGCCCATCGCCCAGGAGATCGAGGAGGAACACCGCTTCCCGGACGAGATTTTCGATCAGCTGGCGGAGCTGGACATGATGGGCGTGCCGATCACCGAGGAGTACGGCGGCCTCGGCGGCGACCAGCTCATGTACGCGCTGGTCACCGAGGAGATCGGTCGGGTGTCGGGCTCGGTCGGCCTCTCCTACGCCGCCCACGTCTCGCTGGCGACGAAGCCCATCGAACTGTTCGGCACGCCGGAACAGAAGGAACGCTGGCTGCGCCCGCTCGCCGAGGGCGAGTACGTCGGCGGCTGGGCGCTGACCGAACCCGGTAGCGGCTCCGACGCCTCGAACATGGACACGACCGCCGTCAAGGACGGCGACGAGTGGGTGCTCGACGGGACGAAGCAGTTCATCACCAACGCCTCGGAGGCGGGTTCGGTACTCGTGAAGGCGGTCACGGACCCCGACGCGGGTTACGACGGCATCTCGACGTTCATCGTCGACCCCCGCGAGGACGACGGCTTCGAGGTGACGACGATCTGGGACAAGATGGGGCTGAACGCCTCGCCGACCTGCGAGATCACGCTGGACGACGTGCGCCTCCCCGAGGACCGCCTGCTCGGCGAGGAGGGCGAGGGCTGGACCCAGACGATGAAGACTCTGGACGGCGGCCGGATCTCGATCGCCGCGCTCTCGACGGGGCTCGCCCAGGGTGCCTACGAGCACGCCAGACGCTACAGCACGGAGCGCGAGCAGTTCGGCAAACGGATCTCGGAGTTCGACGCCGTCCGCGACACGGTCGTCGACATGTACCGCAAGACCGAGCGCGCGCGGCTGCTGACCTACCGGGCGGCCCGCCGGTACGACGAGGGCCAGCCCGTCACGAAGGAGTCGGCGCTGGCGAAACTCGACGCCAGCGAGGCCGCCCGCGAGGTCGCGGAGGACGCCGTCCAGGTGCTCGGCGGCTACGGCTACACCACCGACTTCGCGCCCCAGCGGTTCTACCGCGACGCGAAGCTGATGGAGATCGGCGAGGGAACGAGCGAGATTCAGCACCTCGTCATCGGGCGCGAACTCGGGCTCTGA